In one window of Tenrec ecaudatus isolate mTenEca1 chromosome 3, mTenEca1.hap1, whole genome shotgun sequence DNA:
- the SCOC gene encoding short coiled-coil protein isoform X2 has translation MMNADMDVDAENQVELEEKTRLINQVLELQHTLEDLSARVDAVKEENLKLKSENQVLGQYIENLMSASSVFQTTDTKSKRK, from the exons ATGATGAATGCCGACATGGACG TTGATGCCGAGAATCAGGTGGAACTGGAAGAAAAAACCCGGCTGATTAATCAAGTGCTAGAACTCCAGCACACACTGGAAG ATCTGTCTGCAAGGGTAGACGCAGTTAAGGAAGAAAACCTGAAGCTAAAATCGGAAAACCAAGTTCTTGGACAATATATAGAAAACCTCATGTCAGCTTCTAGCGTTTTCCAAACAACTGACACCAAAAGCAAAAGAAAGTAA
- the SCOC gene encoding short coiled-coil protein isoform X1, translating to MMNADMDAVDAENQVELEEKTRLINQVLELQHTLEDLSARVDAVKEENLKLKSENQVLGQYIENLMSASSVFQTTDTKSKRK from the exons ATGATGAATGCCGACATGGACG CAGTTGATGCCGAGAATCAGGTGGAACTGGAAGAAAAAACCCGGCTGATTAATCAAGTGCTAGAACTCCAGCACACACTGGAAG ATCTGTCTGCAAGGGTAGACGCAGTTAAGGAAGAAAACCTGAAGCTAAAATCGGAAAACCAAGTTCTTGGACAATATATAGAAAACCTCATGTCAGCTTCTAGCGTTTTCCAAACAACTGACACCAAAAGCAAAAGAAAGTAA